The following proteins come from a genomic window of Pseudomonas cichorii:
- a CDS encoding glutathione S-transferase family protein: MLKLYGFAASNYFNMVKLALLEKQLPFEMVALHGCQNPEVLAISARGKVPILETDQGFISETDVILRYIEETQPGRALLPEDPFSRAQVWTIAKEIELYIELPARLCYVEAIFGGRPTPEDLKAKARRDLLKGFQALAQRARFAPYVAGENFTLADLYFLYSVDHAQQVAEKLFGLDLLRDMPGARALLEHLALNPNVQQVAADREAEWPSFLARVQAVARKAG; this comes from the coding sequence GTGCTGAAGCTTTATGGTTTTGCCGCAAGCAATTATTTCAATATGGTCAAGCTGGCGCTGCTGGAGAAGCAGTTACCCTTTGAAATGGTTGCGCTGCATGGATGCCAGAATCCTGAGGTTCTGGCGATCAGTGCGCGAGGCAAGGTGCCGATACTGGAAACCGACCAGGGTTTCATCAGTGAGACGGATGTCATCCTGCGTTACATCGAGGAAACCCAGCCCGGTCGGGCACTGCTTCCCGAGGACCCATTCTCCCGCGCCCAGGTCTGGACCATCGCCAAGGAAATCGAACTGTATATCGAGTTGCCAGCGCGGCTGTGTTACGTCGAAGCGATCTTCGGTGGGCGGCCCACTCCTGAGGACCTCAAGGCCAAGGCTCGCCGGGACTTGCTCAAGGGGTTTCAGGCCTTGGCCCAGCGTGCCCGTTTTGCACCCTATGTGGCGGGCGAGAACTTCACTCTGGCGGATCTGTATTTTCTTTACAGCGTCGACCATGCCCAGCAAGTCGCTGAGAAACTGTTCGGTCTTGATCTGTTGCGGGACATGCCGGGTGCGCGGGCTCTGCTTGAGCATCTGGCACTCAATCCGAATGTGCAGCAGGTAGCGGCCGACAGGGAAGCTGAATGGCCATCATTCCTGGCGCGTGTCCAGGCGGTGGCGCGCAAGGCAGGGTAG
- a CDS encoding uroporphyrinogen-III C-methyltransferase — MSETALPKDEESVLKTSTSTPDPVRPVRTGNRSNGLVILALLLAVAGVAVAGWGVWQLRMLQEGHLQQRGQVEGIAQQTRVLTENDQELSARLAQFPPVDQLEDSRRLVAQLQGDQQRLSQRLETVLGASRKDWRLAEAEHLLRLASLRLSALQDINSAQALVQGADEILREQDDPGSFAAREQLAKSLAALRSIEQPDRTGLFLQLAALRDQSVQLNRLAPEYEDKGEPLLGVTPDKNDDSYWSRWWSHISHYFRIDFNADKDIRPVLAGQSLAQVRLALSLAIEQAQWAALNGEPKVYTQSLLEAKSVLMGNFNQDEPQSKVIGERLDTLIKQPVSVVTPDLAQSLSAVQAYLERRHASGQPAEARGISP; from the coding sequence GTGAGCGAAACAGCCTTGCCTAAAGATGAAGAATCGGTGCTGAAAACATCGACATCCACACCTGATCCAGTGCGCCCGGTGCGTACCGGTAACCGCAGCAATGGTTTGGTGATCCTGGCCTTGTTGCTTGCCGTTGCAGGCGTTGCCGTCGCCGGTTGGGGAGTATGGCAACTGCGCATGCTGCAGGAAGGTCATTTGCAGCAGCGAGGGCAGGTCGAAGGCATCGCCCAGCAGACTCGGGTCCTGACCGAGAATGATCAGGAGCTGAGTGCCCGTCTTGCTCAATTTCCTCCGGTCGACCAACTGGAAGACAGCCGTCGTCTGGTTGCCCAGTTGCAGGGCGATCAGCAGCGTCTGAGCCAGCGTCTGGAAACCGTACTCGGCGCAAGCCGCAAGGACTGGCGTCTGGCCGAGGCCGAGCATCTGCTGCGTCTGGCCAGCCTGCGCCTGTCGGCCTTGCAGGATATCAACAGCGCCCAGGCGCTGGTTCAGGGCGCCGATGAAATTCTGCGCGAACAGGATGACCCAGGCTCGTTTGCCGCTCGCGAGCAACTGGCCAAAAGCCTGGCAGCGCTACGCAGTATCGAGCAGCCGGACCGTACCGGCTTGTTCCTGCAACTGGCTGCCCTGCGTGACCAGTCCGTTCAGCTCAACAGGCTGGCGCCCGAGTACGAAGATAAAGGCGAGCCGCTCCTGGGTGTGACTCCTGACAAGAATGATGACAGTTACTGGTCCCGCTGGTGGAGCCACATTTCCCATTACTTCCGCATCGACTTCAACGCCGACAAGGACATTCGACCGGTCCTGGCCGGCCAGAGTCTTGCTCAGGTCCGTCTGGCCCTGAGCCTGGCAATCGAGCAGGCGCAATGGGCCGCGCTCAATGGCGAGCCGAAGGTCTATACCCAGTCGCTGCTGGAAGCCAAGAGCGTCCTGATGGGCAACTTCAATCAGGATGAACCGCAGAGCAAGGTGATCGGTGAGCGTCTGGATACCCTGATCAAACAACCTGTTTCGGTAGTGACGCCGGATCTGGCTCAGAGCTTGAGTGCAGTCCAGGCCTACCTTGAACGTCGTCATGCATCCGGTCAGCCTGCCGAGGCTCGGGGGATCAGCCCATGA
- a CDS encoding TIGR02647 family protein codes for MSYTPELVAELEILALFNLGNTQEGLKVHHVAAPTAIAAAKRLFEKGLTTQVDGGYLTSLGLEAAEHAQSLLTILNVSEEAA; via the coding sequence ATGTCGTATACCCCTGAGCTGGTTGCCGAACTGGAAATCCTTGCACTGTTCAATCTGGGTAACACCCAGGAAGGCCTCAAAGTCCACCATGTGGCCGCCCCGACAGCCATTGCGGCTGCAAAAAGACTTTTTGAAAAAGGCCTCACCACCCAAGTTGATGGTGGCTATCTGACTAGCCTCGGGCTTGAAGCCGCCGAGCATGCCCAATCGCTGCTGACCATCCTGAACGTCTCCGAAGAGGCCGCCTGA
- a CDS encoding FKBP-type peptidyl-prolyl cis-trans isomerase, translating into MSRYLLTSLFLLIPLAHAGETAPTQDSHDLAYSLGASLGASLGERLHQEVPDLDLKALVEGLKQAYQGKPLALKQERIDQILREHDAALAQAEASGTDAQSEAALTAERRFMDSEKAKPGVKTLADGILMTELAPGTGPKPEANGRVEVRYVGRLPDGTIFDQSTQPQWFRLDSVISGWTTALQGMPVGAKWRLVIPSAQAYGAEGAGDLIDPFTPLVFEIELVAVSQ; encoded by the coding sequence ATGTCGCGCTACCTGTTAACGTCGTTGTTCCTCTTGATTCCTCTGGCGCATGCCGGTGAAACCGCACCGACACAGGACTCTCACGATCTCGCGTACAGCCTGGGTGCCAGCCTGGGTGCCAGCCTGGGTGAGCGCCTGCATCAAGAGGTCCCGGACCTTGACCTGAAGGCATTGGTAGAAGGCTTGAAGCAGGCTTACCAAGGCAAGCCGCTGGCGCTCAAGCAAGAACGCATCGACCAGATTCTCAGGGAGCATGACGCAGCCCTGGCGCAAGCCGAAGCCTCGGGCACCGACGCCCAGAGCGAGGCAGCGCTGACGGCAGAGCGTCGCTTCATGGACAGCGAGAAAGCCAAGCCCGGCGTGAAGACGCTGGCCGACGGCATTCTGATGACGGAGCTGGCTCCGGGCACCGGTCCCAAACCTGAAGCCAATGGCCGGGTCGAAGTACGCTATGTCGGACGCCTGCCCGACGGCACGATCTTCGATCAGAGCACTCAGCCGCAGTGGTTCCGACTCGACAGCGTGATCAGTGGCTGGACCACGGCCCTGCAAGGCATGCCGGTAGGCGCGAAGTGGCGTCTGGTGATTCCTTCCGCCCAGGCCTATGGCGCAGAAGGCGCAGGCGATCTGATCGATCCGTTCACGCCGCTGGTTTTTGAAATCGAGCTGGTCGCGGTCTCGCAGTAA
- a CDS encoding heme biosynthesis protein HemY, whose translation MKRVYLLLFIAVAVAALIGIAIAEHSGYVLIAYQNFRYESSLWATLGLFVALLLLIFVARLLITLLTTSGGVVNPWSRRNRRRRVQLAIEQGQMDLAEGRWSSAQRHLHRAAESDPQPLLYYLGAARAANEQGRYDECDSLLERALERQPQAELAIALSHAQLQQDRGDTDGALTTLQAMHERHPHNPQVLRQLQRLYQQRGDWSDLIRLLPELRKDKVLPPKELAELERRAWGENLTLAAYREEGDGELTGLPSLEKAWKGLTSAQRQEPQLVLAYAEQLRRLGAEAQAEEVLRTALKKDYNSHLARLYGLVRGSDESRQLQVAEAWLKHHPDDPSLLLSLGRICLQARLWGKARDYLESSLRLQRNPETCAELARLLSRLGETDRSNQLFQEGLGMLDERFLARPLPALSST comes from the coding sequence ATGAAGCGCGTCTACCTGCTGCTGTTCATTGCCGTTGCTGTTGCAGCGCTGATTGGTATCGCCATTGCCGAGCACTCCGGCTACGTATTGATCGCCTATCAGAACTTCCGCTATGAATCGAGCCTGTGGGCAACCCTTGGCCTGTTCGTGGCGCTTCTGTTGCTGATCTTTGTTGCCCGGCTTCTGATCACCTTGCTCACGACATCCGGTGGTGTGGTCAATCCATGGTCGCGCCGTAATCGCCGCCGTCGGGTGCAGTTGGCAATCGAGCAGGGGCAGATGGATCTTGCCGAAGGTCGCTGGTCCAGCGCGCAGCGTCATCTGCATCGCGCCGCCGAGTCCGATCCCCAGCCGTTGCTGTATTACCTTGGTGCTGCGCGTGCTGCCAACGAGCAGGGCCGCTACGACGAGTGTGACAGCCTGCTGGAGCGTGCCCTGGAACGTCAGCCCCAGGCGGAGCTGGCGATTGCCCTGAGTCATGCGCAACTGCAACAGGACCGTGGCGATACCGATGGTGCGCTGACCACCTTGCAGGCCATGCATGAGCGCCATCCGCACAACCCGCAGGTGCTGCGCCAGTTGCAACGTCTTTATCAGCAGCGAGGCGACTGGTCCGACCTGATCCGGCTGCTGCCCGAACTGCGCAAGGACAAGGTGCTGCCGCCCAAGGAACTGGCCGAGCTGGAGCGCCGCGCCTGGGGTGAAAATCTCACCCTGGCCGCGTATCGCGAGGAAGGTGACGGCGAGCTGACTGGCCTGCCTTCACTGGAAAAAGCCTGGAAAGGCCTGACCTCCGCACAACGACAGGAGCCGCAACTGGTGCTGGCTTATGCCGAGCAGTTGCGTCGTCTGGGGGCCGAAGCCCAGGCCGAAGAGGTGCTGCGAACAGCGCTCAAGAAGGACTACAACAGCCATCTGGCCAGGCTTTACGGTCTGGTGCGCGGTAGCGATGAGTCCAGGCAGTTGCAGGTTGCCGAAGCCTGGCTCAAGCATCATCCCGATGATCCGAGCCTGTTGCTGAGCCTGGGTCGTATCTGTCTGCAGGCTCGCCTGTGGGGCAAGGCCCGTGATTATCTGGAGAGCAGCCTGCGTTTGCAGCGCAACCCGGAAACCTGTGCCGAACTGGCTCGCCTGCTGTCCCGGCTGGGAGAGACCGATCGCAGCAATCAGCTGTTTCAGGAAGGCCTGGGGATGCTCGATGAACGCTTTCTGGCTCGTCCGCTTCCTGCGCTGAGCAGTACCTGA
- the hemC gene encoding hydroxymethylbilane synthase, whose product MSSREIRIATRKSALALWQAEYVKARLEQAHPGLIVTLVPMVSRGDKLLDSPLSKIGGKGLFVKELETALLENEADIAVHSMKDVPMDFPEGLGLFCICEREDPRDAFVSNNFSSLEQLPAGSIVGTSSLRRQAQLLTRRPDLEIRFLRGNVNTRLAKLDAGEYDAIILAAAGLIRLGFEDRITSAISVEDSLPAGGQGAVGIECRSVDAEIHALLAPLHHGDTAVRVIAERALNKHLNGGCQVPIACYAVLEDDQVWLRGLVGDPAGGLLLHAEARAPQTSAQALGVQVAEDLLAQGAGQILKAVYGEARDE is encoded by the coding sequence ATGTCTTCTCGCGAAATCCGCATTGCCACCCGTAAAAGTGCGCTGGCCCTCTGGCAGGCCGAATATGTCAAAGCCAGGCTTGAACAGGCTCATCCTGGCCTGATCGTGACGCTGGTGCCCATGGTCAGCCGTGGCGACAAACTGCTCGACTCGCCGCTGTCGAAAATCGGCGGCAAGGGCTTGTTCGTCAAGGAGCTGGAAACGGCGCTTCTGGAAAACGAAGCCGATATCGCCGTGCATTCCATGAAAGACGTGCCGATGGATTTCCCCGAAGGCCTTGGGCTGTTCTGCATCTGTGAGCGCGAAGACCCGCGTGATGCATTCGTTTCCAACAACTTCAGCAGTCTGGAGCAGCTTCCTGCTGGCAGCATCGTGGGCACTTCCAGCCTGCGACGTCAGGCTCAACTGCTGACACGTCGTCCAGACCTGGAAATCCGGTTTCTGCGCGGCAACGTCAACACCCGTCTGGCCAAACTGGATGCCGGTGAGTACGACGCAATCATTCTTGCTGCCGCCGGCCTGATCCGTCTGGGCTTTGAAGATCGCATCACTTCGGCCATTAGCGTCGAGGACAGCCTGCCTGCCGGAGGCCAGGGCGCCGTAGGGATCGAGTGCCGTAGCGTCGATGCCGAAATTCACGCACTGCTTGCGCCGCTGCATCATGGCGACACGGCCGTGCGCGTGATTGCCGAGCGGGCGCTGAATAAACACCTCAACGGTGGCTGCCAGGTGCCGATTGCCTGCTACGCCGTTCTGGAAGACGATCAGGTGTGGCTGCGCGGGCTGGTGGGTGATCCGGCTGGCGGTCTGTTGCTGCATGCCGAGGCCCGCGCACCGCAGACATCGGCTCAGGCGCTGGGTGTGCAGGTCGCCGAAGACTTGCTGGCCCAGGGCGCAGGCCAGATTCTCAAGGCTGTCTATGGCGAGGCTCGGGACGAATGA
- a CDS encoding LytR/AlgR family response regulator transcription factor: protein MNVLIVDDEPLARERLSRLVGEIEGYRVLEPSATNGEEALALIENLKPDVVLLDIRMPGLDGLQVAAKLCERETPPAVVFCTAHDEFALDAFQVSAVGYLVKPVRPENLVEALRKAERPNRVQLAAMTRPAAETGSGPRSHISARTRKGIELIPLDQVIFFIADHKYVTLRHEGGEVLLDEPLKALEDEFGDRFVRIHRNALVARERIERLQRTPLGHFQLFLKGLNGDALIVSRRHVAGVRKMMQQL from the coding sequence ATGAATGTCCTGATCGTTGATGACGAACCCCTGGCCCGCGAGCGATTGAGCCGATTGGTCGGCGAAATCGAGGGTTACAGGGTACTTGAACCCAGCGCTACCAATGGCGAAGAAGCTTTGGCGCTGATTGAAAACCTCAAGCCAGATGTCGTGCTGCTCGATATCCGCATGCCGGGTCTCGACGGTCTTCAGGTCGCGGCGAAACTGTGCGAGCGTGAAACTCCGCCCGCTGTCGTCTTTTGTACTGCGCACGACGAATTTGCACTGGACGCCTTTCAGGTCAGTGCCGTCGGTTATCTGGTCAAACCTGTGCGCCCCGAGAATCTTGTCGAGGCGTTGAGAAAAGCCGAGCGCCCCAATCGCGTGCAGTTGGCCGCGATGACCCGTCCGGCTGCCGAAACGGGTAGCGGTCCGCGCAGCCATATCAGTGCGCGAACCCGTAAAGGCATTGAGCTGATCCCGCTGGATCAGGTGATCTTTTTCATTGCCGACCACAAATACGTCACCCTGCGCCATGAAGGCGGCGAAGTGCTGCTGGATGAACCGCTCAAGGCGCTGGAAGACGAGTTTGGTGACCGATTCGTGCGTATCCATCGCAATGCGCTGGTGGCACGGGAACGGATCGAGCGTTTGCAGCGCACGCCGCTGGGGCATTTCCAGTTGTTCCTCAAGGGGCTCAATGGCGATGCCTTGATCGTCAGCCGTAGGCATGTCGCCGGGGTGCGCAAGATGATGCAACAGCTTTAA
- a CDS encoding uroporphyrinogen-III synthase — MSTWRLLLTRPAEESAALARVLADNGVFSSSLPLLEIEPLPIPPEDRSKIFDLPLYSTVIVVSKPAARLGLELVDEIWPQPFVQPWFSVGAATGQILLDYGLIGVKWPEQGDDSEALLELPELQDAISIPGSRVLIMRGDEGRELLAERLREQGVSVDYLPLYRRFLPQYPLSTLSQRVESERLNGLVVSSGQGFEHLLQLAGDAWPKLAGLPLFVPSPRVAEMARAAGAQTVVDCRGANAAALLAALRDQPQPVVKAY; from the coding sequence ATGAGTACCTGGCGTCTGTTGCTGACCCGTCCCGCCGAAGAGTCGGCAGCGCTGGCCAGGGTGCTGGCCGATAACGGCGTGTTCAGCAGCAGTCTGCCTTTGCTTGAAATCGAGCCGTTGCCCATCCCCCCCGAGGACCGCTCGAAAATTTTCGATCTGCCTCTCTACAGCACGGTCATTGTGGTCAGCAAGCCAGCGGCTCGTCTTGGGCTGGAACTGGTGGATGAAATCTGGCCGCAACCCTTTGTCCAGCCCTGGTTCAGCGTAGGCGCGGCGACCGGACAGATTCTGCTCGACTACGGCCTGATCGGTGTTAAATGGCCCGAGCAGGGTGATGACAGCGAAGCCTTGCTTGAACTGCCTGAATTGCAGGACGCTATCTCCATACCGGGCAGCCGGGTGCTGATCATGCGTGGGGATGAAGGACGCGAGCTGTTGGCAGAGCGTCTGCGCGAGCAAGGTGTTAGTGTCGACTACTTGCCGCTGTACCGCCGTTTTCTGCCTCAGTATCCGCTCTCGACCCTTTCACAGCGCGTCGAATCGGAACGCTTGAACGGGCTGGTGGTCAGCAGTGGGCAGGGTTTTGAACATCTGCTTCAGTTGGCAGGTGATGCCTGGCCGAAACTGGCCGGGTTGCCTTTATTCGTACCGAGCCCCAGGGTTGCCGAAATGGCACGTGCCGCCGGGGCTCAAACCGTGGTTGATTGTCGTGGCGCGAACGCTGCGGCGTTGCTGGCCGCGTTGCGGGATCAGCCTCAGCCTGTCGTCAAGGCGTACTGA
- a CDS encoding sensor histidine kinase gives MKPDSRTTPGKDFFLPELCLPQTLLVLIVLAELLVLVMVLLEPMSQGFDWVCLALMSMFVQWIVLLSAALLCGLRPWLARLSPGLAGILSCMLVVGLTLLCTAVTDVCQLTGRISPGSMVERYIRYSLIALIMSALMLRYFYLQSQWRKQQQGELQARIESLQARIRPHFLFNTLNSIASLVASNPVKAEQAVLDLSDLFRASLAKPGSLVTWHEELALAKRYLSIEQYRLGERLQLDWRVSAIPDDLPIPQLTLQPLLENALIYGIAPRIEGGIVTVEADYEGGEFILCVSNPYEEVATRQTSNGTQQALLNIGARITALFGPHASLSVERRDGRHYTCLRYPCARLTQEARAI, from the coding sequence ATGAAACCCGATTCCAGAACGACTCCCGGCAAGGATTTTTTCCTGCCTGAACTATGCTTGCCGCAGACGCTGCTGGTGCTCATCGTGCTGGCCGAACTGCTGGTGCTGGTCATGGTGCTGCTCGAACCCATGAGCCAGGGGTTCGATTGGGTGTGCCTGGCGCTGATGTCGATGTTCGTGCAGTGGATCGTCCTGCTGTCGGCGGCCCTGCTGTGTGGGCTTCGCCCCTGGCTGGCACGTCTTTCACCGGGGCTTGCAGGTATTCTCAGCTGCATGCTGGTAGTGGGTCTAACCTTGTTGTGTACGGCGGTGACGGATGTCTGCCAACTGACCGGCAGGATTTCGCCGGGCAGCATGGTCGAGCGCTATATCCGCTATTCGTTGATCGCGTTGATCATGTCCGCGCTGATGTTGCGCTACTTTTATCTCCAGAGTCAGTGGCGAAAGCAGCAGCAGGGGGAATTGCAGGCCAGGATCGAATCGCTTCAGGCCAGGATTCGTCCGCATTTTCTGTTCAACACGCTCAACAGCATTGCCAGTCTGGTGGCCAGCAATCCGGTCAAGGCCGAGCAGGCCGTACTGGATCTGTCGGACCTGTTTCGCGCCAGCCTGGCCAAGCCCGGAAGCCTGGTGACCTGGCACGAAGAACTGGCGTTGGCGAAACGATATTTATCGATTGAGCAATATCGTCTCGGCGAGCGTCTACAGTTGGACTGGAGGGTGAGCGCAATTCCTGATGATTTGCCCATTCCCCAGCTGACCTTGCAGCCATTGCTGGAAAACGCCTTGATCTATGGCATTGCTCCGCGCATCGAAGGGGGCATAGTTACAGTCGAGGCAGACTATGAAGGGGGAGAGTTCATATTGTGTGTCAGCAATCCCTATGAAGAAGTTGCCACACGGCAGACTTCCAACGGTACTCAACAGGCCCTGTTGAATATAGGTGCACGTATTACGGCACTTTTTGGCCCGCACGCCAGTCTGAGCGTGGAGCGCCGTGATGGTCGTCACTACACCTGTCTACGCTATCCTTGTGCGAGACTCACGCAGGAAGCCAGAGCAATATGA
- a CDS encoding Rsd/AlgQ family anti-sigma factor, translating to MLESCRNAQERWGGVNLLIDRWLQDRHELIRAYDVLGDTPEQLAADRGALLKFCEILVDYVSAGHFEIYEQLNSEAQAFNDERGLELADTIYPRLEGITKLALAFNDRCEKGDCSDGAGFANEFKTLGGLLHERFELEDCLIEVLHNSHKEEAASQA from the coding sequence ATGCTGGAAAGTTGTCGCAATGCTCAGGAACGCTGGGGTGGCGTCAATCTGTTGATTGATCGCTGGCTACAGGACCGTCATGAATTGATTCGAGCCTATGACGTTCTCGGCGACACGCCCGAGCAACTGGCCGCGGATCGTGGTGCGCTGCTGAAGTTTTGTGAAATTCTGGTCGATTACGTTTCGGCTGGCCATTTCGAAATCTATGAGCAGCTCAACAGCGAAGCCCAGGCGTTCAACGATGAGCGCGGGCTTGAACTGGCCGATACGATTTATCCGCGTCTGGAAGGTATCACCAAGCTTGCACTGGCGTTCAACGACCGCTGCGAAAAGGGCGATTGCTCCGACGGCGCAGGGTTTGCCAATGAGTTCAAGACGCTGGGTGGTCTGCTGCATGAGCGCTTCGAGCTGGAAGATTGCCTGATCGAAGTCCTGCACAACTCCCACAAGGAAGAGGCCGCTTCTCAGGCCTGA
- the argH gene encoding argininosuccinate lyase: protein MSTDKTNQSWGGRFSEPVDAFVARFTASVTFDQRLYRHDIMGSIAHATMLAQVGVLTEAERDTIIDGLKTIQSEIEAGSFEWRVDLEDVHMNIEARLTDRIGITGKKLHTGRSRNDQVATDIRLWLRDEIDLILSEITRLQKGLLEQAEREAETIMPGFTHLQTAQPVTFGHHMLAWFEMLSRDYERLVDCRKRLNRMPLGSAALAGTTYPIDRELTCKLLGFDAVGGNSLDGVSDRDFAIEFCSAASVAMMHLSRFSEELVLWTSAQFQFIDLPDRFCTGSSIMPQKKNPDVPELVRGKSGRVFGALMGLLTLMKGQPLAYNKDNQEDKEPLFDAADTLRDSLRAFADMIPAIKPKHAIMREAALRGFSTATDLADYLVRRGLPFRDCHEIVGHAVKYGVETGKDLAEMSLEELRKFSDQIEQDVFAVLTLEGSVNARNHIGGTAPEQVRAAVVRGKALLENR from the coding sequence ATGAGCACCGACAAGACCAACCAGTCCTGGGGCGGCCGTTTCAGTGAGCCCGTCGACGCCTTCGTCGCGCGCTTCACGGCCTCCGTCACCTTCGATCAACGCCTGTATCGTCACGACATCATGGGTTCTATCGCCCACGCTACGATGCTGGCTCAGGTCGGCGTCCTGACCGAAGCCGAGCGCGACACCATCATCGATGGCCTGAAAACCATCCAGAGCGAGATCGAAGCCGGCAGTTTCGAGTGGCGCGTCGACCTGGAAGACGTGCACATGAACATCGAAGCGCGTCTGACCGACCGCATCGGCATCACCGGCAAGAAGCTGCACACAGGCCGTAGCCGCAACGATCAGGTCGCCACCGATATCCGCCTGTGGCTGCGTGACGAAATCGACCTGATCCTCAGCGAAATCACGCGCCTGCAGAAAGGGCTGCTGGAGCAGGCCGAACGTGAAGCCGAAACCATCATGCCGGGTTTCACCCACCTGCAGACCGCCCAGCCAGTGACGTTCGGTCACCACATGCTGGCCTGGTTCGAAATGCTCAGCCGCGACTACGAGCGTCTGGTCGACTGCCGCAAGCGCCTGAACCGCATGCCGCTGGGCAGCGCCGCACTGGCAGGCACCACCTACCCGATCGACCGCGAGCTGACCTGCAAGCTGCTGGGTTTCGACGCCGTAGGCGGCAACTCCCTGGACGGCGTCTCGGATCGCGACTTCGCCATCGAGTTCTGCTCTGCCGCTTCGGTTGCCATGATGCACCTGTCGCGCTTCTCCGAAGAGCTGGTGCTCTGGACCAGCGCCCAGTTCCAGTTCATCGACCTTCCGGACCGCTTCTGCACGGGCAGTTCGATCATGCCGCAGAAGAAGAACCCGGACGTACCGGAACTGGTTCGTGGCAAGAGCGGCCGCGTGTTTGGTGCGCTGATGGGCTTGCTGACCCTGATGAAAGGCCAGCCACTGGCCTACAACAAGGACAACCAGGAAGACAAGGAGCCGCTGTTCGACGCAGCCGACACCTTGCGTGACTCGTTGCGCGCCTTTGCCGACATGATCCCGGCCATCAAGCCAAAGCACGCCATCATGCGTGAAGCGGCGCTGCGCGGTTTCTCCACCGCCACCGACCTGGCGGACTATCTGGTGCGCCGCGGCCTGCCATTCCGTGACTGCCACGAAATCGTCGGTCATGCCGTGAAATACGGCGTGGAAACCGGCAAGGATCTGGCGGAAATGAGTCTGGAAGAACTGCGTAAATTCAGCGATCAGATCGAGCAGGACGTATTTGCCGTACTGACCCTGGAAGGCTCGGTCAATGCCCGCAACCACATTGGCGGCACCGCTCCGGAGCAAGTCCGGGCAGCCGTGGTTCGTGGCAAGGCGCTGCTGGAAAACCGCTAA
- a CDS encoding disulfide bond formation protein B, producing MYLARTRTLFFLAFIASGLIIGATLYLQHAFGLVPCLLCLIQRALVIGCGLLCLVAAIHSPQEAGWRRYCVALLALALPGALVAGFHIWLQTASAEELMPVVTQYRHLLNALSLESGSEPLHSGTYVCAEINWSLFDITLPEWSLLAFVILCLLALYPLFSGLHRWMSVDTDGGY from the coding sequence ATGTATCTGGCCCGCACGCGTACCTTGTTCTTCCTGGCATTCATCGCAAGTGGACTGATCATCGGCGCTACCCTTTATCTGCAGCATGCGTTTGGCCTGGTTCCCTGCCTCCTCTGCCTCATACAGCGAGCACTCGTCATCGGGTGTGGTCTGCTCTGTCTGGTGGCGGCCATTCATTCGCCCCAGGAGGCCGGCTGGCGTCGTTATTGTGTGGCCTTGCTGGCATTGGCGCTGCCGGGCGCTCTGGTAGCGGGTTTTCATATATGGCTGCAGACTGCGTCCGCCGAAGAGTTGATGCCCGTCGTTACTCAATACCGGCATTTGCTCAATGCATTGTCTCTGGAGAGCGGTAGCGAGCCTTTGCACAGCGGTACTTATGTGTGCGCCGAAATCAATTGGTCATTGTTCGATATCACTCTTCCCGAGTGGAGCCTGCTGGCTTTTGTGATCCTGTGTCTGCTGGCGTTGTACCCACTTTTCAGTGGGTTACATCGCTGGATGTCCGTCGACACTGACGGAGGGTATTAA